A window from Tachyglossus aculeatus isolate mTacAcu1 chromosome 20, mTacAcu1.pri, whole genome shotgun sequence encodes these proteins:
- the LOC119941294 gene encoding olfactory receptor 2T2-like — MGNWTQTLQTDFILVGLLNNNGRLPTILSTLISITFVVALTGNSAMMVLIHIDPQLHTPMYFLLSHLSFIDTMYICTTVPKMMVDQFTGKKTISFSGCTFQIFLYLTLMGAECFLLSLMAYDRYVAIGHPLRYSVLMNQRRCVQMAVSSWLLGATDGFLVTPIAMSFPYCGSRVINSFFCEVPALLKLSCVNTSVYELVMYVCCVLMLLVPFALIAFSYGRIAAVVLGTRSAHARKKGLATCSSHLIVVSLFYGAAIFTYMLPNSYHTPGQDRVVSVFYTILTPALNPVIYGLRNKQVAGALLKVMGRITSVQSM; from the coding sequence ATGGGGAACTGGACTCAAACCCTCCAGACAGATTTCATCTTGGTGGGACTCCTCAACAACAATGGCAGACTCCCTACTATTCTCTCCACCTTGATTAGCATCACCTTCGTCGTGGCCCTGACTGGAAATTCCGCCATGATGGTCCTCATCCACATCGACCCCCAGCTCCACACCCCAATGTATTTCCTGCTCAGTCACCTCTCCTTCATAGACACCATGTACATCTGCACAACTGTGCCCAAGATGATGGTGGATCAATTCACTGGGAAGAAGACCATTTCCTTCTCGGGGTGTACGTTTCAGATCTTCCTATACCTGACCCTGATGGGAGCCGAATGCTTCCTCCTGAGCCTCATGGCTTACGACCGATACGTGGCTATCGGCCACCCTCTACGCTACTCGGTCCTCATGAACCAGAGGAGGTGCGTCCAGATGGCGGTGAGCTCCTGGCTCTTGGGAGCCACAGATGGCTTCCTGGTCACCCCCATAGCCATGAGTTTCCCGTACTGTGGGTCAAGAGTCATCAACAGCTTCTTCTGCGAAGTCCCTGCCCTTCTGAAGCTCTCTTGCGTCAATACTTCGGTGTACGAGTTGGTCATGTATGTCTGCTGCGTCTTGATGCTCTTGGTGCCCTTCGCCCTCATTGCCTTCTCGTACGGCCGGATCGCAGCCGTCGTGCTGGGTACGCGCTCGGCTCATGCCCGGAAGAAGGGCTTGGccacctgctcttcccacctgATCGTGGTCAGCCTCTTCTATGGAGCAGCCATCTTCACCTACATGCTCCCTAATTCCTACCACACACCCGGGCAGGATAGGGTGGTGTCCGTCTTCTACACCATCCTCACGCCTGCGCTAAACCCTGTGATCTATGGTCTCCGCAataaacaagtggcaggggcCCTTTTGAAGGTGATGGGGAGAATTACTTCTGTACAGAGCATGTGA